Proteins co-encoded in one Scomber scombrus chromosome 14, fScoSco1.1, whole genome shotgun sequence genomic window:
- the cnih2 gene encoding protein cornichon homolog 2: MAFTFAAFCYMLTLVLCAALIFFVIWQIIAFDELRTDFKNPIDQSNPTRARERILNIERICNLLRRLVVPEYSIHGLFCLMFMCAGEWVTLGLNIPLLFYHLWRFFHRPADGSEVMYDPVSVMNADILNYCQKESWCKLGFYLLSFFYYLYSMVYALVSF, from the exons ATGGCATTCACCTTTGCGGCCTTCTGCTACATGCTGACATTGGTGCTGTGCGCCGCTCTCATCTTCTTCGTCATATGGCAG atcATCGCATTTGATGAGCTTCGCACAGACTTCAAAAACCCCATTGATCAGAGCAATCCCACCAGAGCG AGGGAAAGGATTCTCAATATCGAAAGAATCTGCAACCTGCTTCGCAGA TTGGTGGTACCAGAGTACTCTATCCATGGGCTCTTCTGTCTGATGTTCATGTGTGCTGGAGAGTGGGTCACACTTGGCCTAAATATCCCGCTGCTCTTCTACCATCTGTGGAG GTTTTTCCACCGGCCAGCCGACGGGTCAGAGGTCATGTACGATCCTGTCAGTGTGATGAACGCCGACATTCTCAACTATTGTCAGAAGGAGTCCTGGTGTAAGCTGGGCTTTTATCTGCTGTCTTTCTTCTATTATCTCTACAG TATGGTCTACGCCTTGGTGAGCTTCTAA